The Oscillospiraceae bacterium genome contains a region encoding:
- a CDS encoding phosphoesterase, translated as MKRILIMSDTHGMASAYRRVLAREKELDALIFLGDGLRDLEVVEGLRPRLPVYAVRGNCDFSALEPVDGLAAFGGVCVYYTHGHLFGVKYDLYQLAGLARDRGADLALFGHTHIPAREQFGDVTLFNPGSAGMPRHGQATYGLLSLPGGGAFQLEHREVPEFEEYD; from the coding sequence ATGAAACGAATCCTGATCATGAGCGACACCCACGGTATGGCGAGCGCTTACCGGCGGGTGCTGGCAAGGGAAAAAGAACTGGACGCGCTGATCTTTTTGGGGGACGGGCTGCGGGACCTGGAGGTGGTGGAGGGGCTGCGCCCCCGCCTGCCGGTGTATGCGGTGCGGGGCAACTGCGATTTCAGCGCGCTGGAGCCGGTGGACGGCCTGGCGGCCTTTGGAGGCGTGTGCGTCTATTATACCCACGGCCACCTGTTCGGCGTGAAGTACGATCTGTACCAGCTGGCAGGGCTTGCCCGGGACCGGGGGGCGGACCTTGCCCTGTTCGGCCACACCCATATCCCCGCCCGGGAGCAGTTCGGCGACGTGACCCTGTTTAACCCCGGCAGCGCGGGGATGCCCCGGCACGGGCAGGCCACCTACGGCCTGCTGAGCCTGCCGGGGGGCGGCGCGTTCCAGCTGGAACACAGAGAGGTGCCGGAATTTGAAGAGTACGACTGA
- the rsmI gene encoding ribosomal RNA small subunit methyltransferase I: MQGTLYIVGTPIGNLEDLTPRAAAAFGSADFVAAEDTRVTLKLLNHLGLKKPMVSYYEHNLKERGDYILSRIEAGESCALCSDAGMPAISDPGEVIVRDALARGIRVAPVPGPSACVTALAVSGQATGRFVFEGFLPMNARQRRERLAALAGEERTVIFYEAPHKLRATLADLAAAFGPERGVTLARELTKLHEEVDKTTLGAAAAHYAENAPRGEYVLVMEGAAAPAPEAVSLQEAAQRARRLIEEGLSPTAAAKQAAAGTPYSKSEVYRLLAREGET, from the coding sequence ATGCAGGGCACCCTGTACATCGTGGGGACCCCCATCGGGAACCTGGAGGATCTGACCCCCCGGGCGGCCGCGGCCTTTGGCAGCGCGGATTTTGTTGCCGCCGAGGACACCCGGGTTACCTTAAAGCTGCTCAACCACCTGGGGCTCAAAAAGCCCATGGTGAGCTATTATGAGCACAACCTGAAGGAGCGGGGAGACTATATTTTGAGCCGCATCGAGGCGGGCGAGAGCTGCGCGCTGTGCAGCGACGCGGGCATGCCCGCCATCTCGGACCCGGGCGAGGTGATCGTGCGGGACGCGCTGGCAAGGGGCATCCGGGTGGCGCCGGTGCCGGGGCCCAGCGCCTGCGTGACCGCGCTGGCGGTGAGCGGCCAGGCCACCGGGCGCTTTGTGTTTGAGGGCTTCCTGCCCATGAACGCGCGCCAGCGCAGGGAGCGGCTGGCCGCCCTGGCCGGCGAGGAGCGCACCGTGATCTTTTACGAGGCCCCTCACAAGCTGCGGGCCACCCTGGCGGACCTTGCCGCGGCGTTTGGCCCCGAGCGGGGCGTGACCCTGGCGCGGGAGCTGACCAAGCTGCACGAGGAAGTGGACAAGACCACCCTGGGCGCGGCGGCGGCGCATTATGCGGAGAACGCCCCCCGGGGGGAGTATGTGCTGGTGATGGAGGGCGCGGCGGCCCCCGCGCCTGAGGCGGTGAGCCTGCAGGAGGCGGCGCAGCGCGCCCGCCGCTTGATCGAAGAGGGGCTTTCGCCCACGGCGGCGGCAAAGCAGGCCGCGGCGGGCACCCCCTATTCCAAGAGCGAAGTGTACCGGCTGCTTGCCAGGGAGGGCGAAACATGA